Genomic window (Macrobrachium rosenbergii isolate ZJJX-2024 chromosome 48, ASM4041242v1, whole genome shotgun sequence):
ACGTTCGCACAAAGGGCGCTACAGCCTCTGgggattttctcttgtttttcctttccgcCTCTTGCCTAGGATAACCTTTTCGTCGGCAATGCGTATGGCAGAAGGTTAGAGGCAGAGGGCGTTTATGGCCCTCCTCGGGTTTCCAAGTGGTTTCTTTGGTTTCTCAAGGTTTTGCAATCTGAGAGCATCTCCTGAGACACGTTCCCACTGGACACAAAAGGGAAgtggctttcatttttttttttaaattagccaTAGGGTTTTTTCTATTCTATGACGTAAGAAAATGTCCCCTGGATTAGCACATCTTTAATAGTTACTGAGGGGCAGGatcagtggtgtgtgtgtgtgtgtgtgtgtgtgtatagttttaaatttttgcatACGCTATAAATGGTTAAATATGGCgaagaaaaaatcctttttctttaaacattacAATCAGTACATTCACCAGTAAAAAATGGATTAACGGTTAAATAGAACATGACAACAGAGTCGCTTCTATGCTTCCTTTGCAAAGAAATTCAAGTCCTTTgcataaatggaaaagaaatcatcGCATCAAAAATAtgtgttttccttttcttactcAGAAAGAAATGGATCTACCTCTCTCGATGGGTATGAGAATTCCACGAACAGATgatgtttcatatatattatgaagaaatCAACAAAATGCGATGGCATTCTTTGTGGACATGGCAACCGTGGCagcacgaaataataataataataataataataataataataataataataataataataataataataataataataataattattattattattattattattattattatcaaaacccacacatacacacacagtaggCTATTTACAGCCGATTAGACCAGCCCTGACGGTACGTTAGACGGCAGTGGCATTAGCCCTATCCCCTTTTATCTGGAATTGGGACAGaacatagttcctcgttggacgaatcggtagagttctcggctagcactctgctaggcccaagttcgagtctccgaccggccaatgaagaattagaggaatttatttcaggtgatagaaattcagttctcggtataatgtggttcggattccacaataatctgtaggtcccgttgctaggtaaccaattggttcttagccacgtaaaataagtctaatccttcgggccagccctctctaggagggctgttaatcagctcggtggtctggttaaactaaagtaatTACCTTTTTTGGGACAGCACATGAATAAAAGTAGGTCAGTGGCAATTTTAGGGAAGGGCAGGTATAGCAGTCATGGCGATTAGTCATATCAATGAACAACTTCGTTCAGTGGAAATGTCAGTAGCAGAATAGGCAGTAACATTAGGCGAGGTATTATGGCAGTGATAGTCTATTCGTACGTATAATCTACTgctcactttttatcagatacttaAGTGATTGTTATAACCACGGTGTCTTCTTAACCTCTCGGTTTTTCACACTTGGATACGGTTGTCACTTCCAAGACTTCgacccaaatgcaagaatatgaaataattctaaTCTCCGGAGCAACAGTCGAACCCGCACCCTAAGTCTCAGaacgaggtcacattgccgacctgaccgtGGTccggtcggcaacgtgacctcgttctgttactctggatgcgggttcgaatgcTGCTACGGACCATCAGAATTACACCATATTCATGTATTTGTATCTAAGGCTTGGAAGTTACAAAGGTATACTAAGAGTGTGAAAAATTCGAAAAGTTAAAAAAGGGccttgtggttattacaattacaactatacaactatatatatatatatatatatatatatatatatatatatatatatatatatatatatatatatatatatatatatatatatatatatatatatatatatatatatatatatatatatatatacgtataaaatcttggagaattcaataaaatttgtttgaattttcattaaaatttgacCAGAATATTTCCGACTAGGTGGTTTTATAAGCAGTATAAATCCGAAAAACAGAATCTCAAGACTGAAGATGTCGACAGTTACAATGACGCAGCTGTTTACGAAATTTATGGGGATTGTAACCCATCTACTACCTATCCTCTTAGGAATAGTGTTCGGATGGAGGCAGAAGTTACAGCAGGATTCTGCCGCTGAAGTCTCCCTACACCCTTTGGAACTTGTACAACCTTGTAAACTTCTAAAGATGTCGGCTGATGAAGACGGCCTCAAGCCTCTGGAAGTCATGGTATTACCCCGTACAAAACCACGCTTCCAAGAACCCGCAGCTCAAGCAAAGGACAAACACTCTCCTCCGAAGGAATTCGAAGAAGTTACTGTGAAAAGACAATACCTCCAAGACGTGATGCAGACGATATCTCAAAATGTGGCTGGACTGTCTAAGAAAGTTGAGTACCTGTGTCAGGACAAGATGAACATCACAACAAAGCTCCATGAAGCTCAAAATAAGGCCTCTAGAGCTGTTGGTGATCGCCAGATCGCGGAGAGGAAGGCTAACTCTTTCAAATTAGCTCAAGAACTAGCTTCCGTGGTGGCAGACAAGGAAGATCTCGAGCTGGAGCTGGAAGCAGCAGGAAACAACAGACAGCAACCGAAGGAAGCTCACTTCGATGAAGTGGAAGTCATCACCGATCGAGACTCTGACCAAACTGAGATTTCGGACGAATTCACACGAAAGCTGAATTGGAGAGCCTCTCAGCTGAAGGATGCCTACGGCACGCATCCACAAAGAATGTCCTTACAAGACGAAACTGTGCACCAGGACTCTCtgatgaagaaaatcctagatcTCGAGGAAGTTCTCTTCAAAGAAACGGCGCGTTTCGAGGCAAACAAGGAAGAACTGGAAGAAAAACTGGAAGAATCTCAACAGAAGGCGAGGAGAGCTTTGGAAGAGAAGGTACTTCTCTGTGAGCAGTACACAGAAAGAATTGCGGTTCTTGAGAGACAGATTGTAGACAACAATGTCGCCATGGAAGACCTGCAGGTGGAACTGAGTGAAACTAGAAGAAAGCTAGAAGGACTGGAAAATCAGCCGCAAAATCTCACTCCGGACATGGAAAGTAATGATGAAAGAGAAGTGTCGGAGAAAAAAGACGGCACTTTCCATTACAGCAGAGAAATGGACAACAAGCTGCACAAATGGTCAAAGGTtgtggaagaaaatgaagagctaAAGAGAGCGCTAATGCAAGCAGAAGGGATGTGTGGCGAAATGAAGACAGAGACGGTCGAGGCGAAGAAGAAACTTCTACGgctggaagaaaagaaagaagaattctCAGTGCTTTGGGAGAATCAGGAGGCTTACATCGAAGCTTTGTTGAAGGAGAGATTCAAAAAACAATGCGAAATAAATGCACTAAAAAGAGCCTGTGAAAAAAAGGACATATAAGGCCCATTAATAGTATAACGGACTTGTAGATTTActgtagaaaatatttattttatgtagtcTGATAAATACATTTGAATAAAGTTTGAAAAAGAGAAGGGATTCAATTAAACCTGATAAAACAACACCTCACTGCTGTACAGTATATCGAACCTAATGCACAAAGCCTATGGCAAAGACTTAGGTTCGATAACACtggttataataatattataaccagtgttatacatatatattttatacatatatattttatttaaatcacgAAGAAGGTAAACACGTGATGAATGTACAAATCAAGTTACAGCCAcagaggaaaagtgaaacaataagataagtactttcgtcttattaccaagacatggtcgtGTGACCTCCCAACACTTTTGTAGGTCCTggcttaggacttatacccaccatacaTATACGCCCTTGTCTTTGTATACCTTTAATTGCTGTGACCATgttttgtaatgtatgtatatatatatatatatatatatatatatatatatatatatatatatatatatatatatgtgtgtgtgtgtatatatgtatgtatatatatacatgcatacatatataagtgtgtgtgcatgtatgtgttcatttctgtatatattacatatatatgtatatatatatatatatatatatatatatatatatatatatatatatatatatatatatatatatatatatataaattcatgaaatgaaCACACctgatatattataattatatatatacatacgtatatatgtatgtgtgtgcatttccatgtatatatatggaaatgcacacacacatacatatatatatatgtatgtatgtatgtatatatatatatataagtatatctataatatatccAGGTTTGTTCatttccatgtgtatatatatgatatatatacatatatacacacagaaatgaACACATATggaaatacacgcacacacacttatatatgtatgcatatatatacatacatatacacatatatgtatatacatatatatatatatatatatatatatatatatatacatatatatatatatacatacatacatacacacacaaacacacgcacacacatatatatgtgtatccacatactgtatattatacagtatgtatacacatatataatgtataatatatgtatgtatgtatgtatgtatgtatatatatatatatatatgtatatacatatatatgtgtatatgtatgtatatatacagtgtgtgtgcgtgtattacaTATGTGTtcatttctgtgtgtatatatgtatatatatatatatatacacatggaaatGAACAAACCTggatatattatagatatacttatatatatatatatatacatacatacatacatacatacatatatatacatacatacatgtatatatatatgtgtacatttcatatatatacatggaaacacacacatacatatatacgtatgtatatatataattataatata
Coding sequences:
- the LOC136831012 gene encoding myosin heavy chain, skeletal muscle-like, whose translation is MSADEDGLKPLEVMVLPRTKPRFQEPAAQAKDKHSPPKEFEEVTVKRQYLQDVMQTISQNVAGLSKKVEYLCQDKMNITTKLHEAQNKASRAVGDRQIAERKANSFKLAQELASVVADKEDLELELEAAGNNRQQPKEAHFDEVEVITDRDSDQTEISDEFTRKLNWRASQLKDAYGTHPQRMSLQDETVHQDSLMKKILDLEEVLFKETARFEANKEELEEKLEESQQKARRALEEKVLLCEQYTERIAVLERQIVDNNVAMEDLQVELSETRRKLEGLENQPQNLTPDMESNDEREVSEKKDGTFHYSREMDNKLHKWSKVVEENEELKRALMQAEGMCGEMKTETVEAKKKLLRLEEKKEEFSVLWENQEAYIEALLKERFKKQCEINALKRACEKKDI